The Pseudomonadota bacterium genome segment CCTCGCCGTCGAGGTCCAGACCCTGAAGAGCACGATCGAGGGGATGGTGGGGCGGCTCGACGTCAAGGTCGACCGCGACGGCGCGACGATCGTCGTCGACGGCGCACAGGTCGGCACGAGCCCGCTCGCCGGGCCGCTCGTCGTCGCGCCCGGGGATCGCGCCGTCGAGGCGCGCCTCGCGGGGTTCGTGACGGCGTCGCAGACCGTGCGGATCGCGGCGAGGGGCAGGACGGAGGTCGCGTTCGCGCTCGAAGAGGAGGCGGCGCCCCCGCCCGCGATCGCTCCCGTCCCGGCCGAGGGACCTCCCGCGGCCGCAGAAACGGCACCCGCCGCGCCCGCCTCCGCAGAGGCCGCGCCCGCCCCGCAGCCCGCGCCTCCCGAGCCCCCCGCGCTCCCCAAGAGGAGCCCGCGACAGCGCGCGTTCCGGGGCGGGGCGTGGGCGAGCTTCATCGTCGGCGTCGCCTCGGGGCTCGCGTCCGGCGCGATCTACGGCGTCGCGGCCACGATGAAGGACGATTTCAAAGACGCGCGCGACGACTACAATGCCGCGGTGGAGGATCTCGAGTCCGACGGGCCGTCCGTCGCGATCGCCGCGGACGGGCAGCGCGCCTGGAGCGACATGGAGGACGCGAGGGAGGCCGGCATGAAGTGCCAGAAGGCGGGGCTCGGCTTCGCCATCGGCGCGGGCGTCCTCGTCGCCGCCGCGACGGCGCTGTTCCTGGCGGACCACTACAAGGAAGAGAGCGCCGAGGAGACGATCGCCTTGACCGCCGCCCCGGGCGGCGTCGCCCTGGAGTTCTAGATGGAGCGCGCGAGGACAAAGCACCGGATGTTGATGCCGTCAGTCGCGGTCGCCGCCTTTGTCGCGGCCGGCTGCTCCGACTTCGAGATGCCCGAGAAGATCGACACCGGCACGCTCAATTGCGAGGGCGGCCGTCACGACCCGGCGACCGGGTTGTGCTGGCAGTACCCGACGACGGACGAGGCGTTCTACTGGCAGGACGCGGTCAACTACTGTGACGAGCTCGACATCGAGGGGCACGACGACTGGCGCCTCCCGAGCCTGGACGACTTCGTCGGGCTGTTCAACGACTGCGACA includes the following:
- a CDS encoding DUF1566 domain-containing protein yields the protein MLMPSVAVAAFVAAGCSDFEMPEKIDTGTLNCEGGRHDPATGLCWQYPTTDEAFYWQDAVNYCDELDIEGHDDWRLPSLDDFVGLFNDCDIDMGSYYGWCASCDQSEVCDTLFDEGFPWGGQVWTSLPCDQGPGYAWVANIQYDGEVFCADGVNNWYNTICVRDEADDGDGE
- a CDS encoding PEGA domain-containing protein; protein product: MSCTATRWTSVAIGLALSIVAATASAGSAKAEAEQHFKAGNALVENEDYAAAIAEFELSVRLYPTKMGLFNLANAYKAQNRYGDALEALSRLERDFAGKLGGLAVEVQTLKSTIEGMVGRLDVKVDRDGATIVVDGAQVGTSPLAGPLVVAPGDRAVEARLAGFVTASQTVRIAARGRTEVAFALEEEAAPPPAIAPVPAEGPPAAAETAPAAPASAEAAPAPQPAPPEPPALPKRSPRQRAFRGGAWASFIVGVASGLASGAIYGVAATMKDDFKDARDDYNAAVEDLESDGPSVAIAADGQRAWSDMEDAREAGMKCQKAGLGFAIGAGVLVAAATALFLADHYKEESAEETIALTAAPGGVALEF